A region of Bacillota bacterium DNA encodes the following proteins:
- a CDS encoding D-galactonate dehydratase family protein: MGNLTITDVRAILTAPAGIALVVVKVETSEPGLYGLGCATFTQRPLAVRSVVEDYVKPFLVGKDPHRIEDIWQSLMVSAYWRNGPVLNNAVSGADIALWDIKGKIAGMPLYQLFGGKCREGAAVYRHADGRDVNEVEDNVRAYMEQGYRYIRCQMGGYGGPAHKLFRPENSPPGAYFDPDAYARSVPVLFEHLREKIGFDVELLHDVHERIAPIEAVRLAKALEPYRLFFLEDPLPPEQVDWFRMIRQQSATPIAMGELFNNPNEWTSLIANRLIDFIRIHISQIGGLTPARKLAAFCEQFGIRTAWHGPGDVSPVGHAANVHLDVSCPNFGIQEWSGFNDETLEVFPGCPEIRDGYVYPNDKPGLGIDIDEAKAARYPCSNELPEWTLARLPDGTSVRP; this comes from the coding sequence ATGGGCAATTTGACTATCACCGATGTGCGTGCCATCCTCACCGCTCCCGCAGGTATTGCGCTAGTAGTGGTGAAGGTCGAGACGTCCGAACCAGGCTTGTATGGGCTGGGGTGTGCTACTTTCACCCAGCGTCCCCTGGCAGTTCGTTCGGTGGTGGAAGATTATGTAAAGCCATTTTTGGTGGGCAAAGACCCTCATAGAATCGAAGATATCTGGCAATCCCTCATGGTCAGCGCTTATTGGCGAAATGGACCAGTATTGAATAATGCTGTTTCTGGGGCGGATATTGCTCTATGGGACATAAAGGGAAAGATTGCGGGGATGCCACTATATCAATTGTTTGGCGGCAAATGCCGGGAAGGGGCTGCTGTCTACCGTCATGCCGATGGGCGCGACGTGAATGAGGTTGAGGATAATGTCCGCGCCTATATGGAACAGGGGTATCGGTATATTCGATGCCAGATGGGCGGCTATGGCGGACCGGCGCACAAGCTCTTTCGTCCAGAGAATTCCCCTCCAGGCGCGTATTTCGATCCCGACGCTTATGCCCGCAGTGTGCCCGTTTTGTTTGAACATTTGCGGGAGAAGATCGGATTTGATGTAGAGCTTCTGCATGATGTCCATGAACGAATAGCGCCCATCGAGGCGGTGCGCCTGGCAAAAGCACTCGAGCCATATCGCCTGTTCTTTCTAGAAGACCCGCTGCCGCCTGAACAGGTTGACTGGTTCCGCATGATCCGCCAACAGAGCGCCACCCCCATCGCTATGGGGGAGCTATTCAATAATCCCAATGAATGGACTTCCCTGATTGCAAATCGACTTATAGACTTCATTCGCATCCATATTAGCCAGATCGGCGGTTTGACCCCTGCCAGGAAGCTGGCAGCTTTTTGTGAACAGTTCGGCATAAGGACAGCCTGGCATGGGCCAGGGGATGTTTCTCCTGTGGGGCATGCCGCGAATGTCCACCTGGATGTCAGCTGCCCCAACTTTGGCATTCAAGAATGGTCTGGGTTTAATGACGAAACCCTGGAGGTTTTCCCTGGATGCCCTGAAATAAGGGACGGCTATGTTTATCCCAATGACAAACCCGGGCTGGGAATTGATATCGATGAAGCCAAGGCAGCGCGGTATCCTTGTTCTAATGAACTGCCAGAGTGGACATTAGCTAGGCTGCCTGATGGTACGTCCGTCCGACCGTAG
- a CDS encoding ROK family transcriptional regulator: MSNSRDLKVLNRLLVRDIIRKHGPIPRYEVARKAGLTPPTVTVIVNDLLKAGVVEEVGHGESSGGRRPVLLELNPRAAFVFAVRIQRGEAMTALLDLAGNVLGRECLNLDTSLPDDVIEEVGSSFDSLLKNSVVKKNMVLWCGVATPGLIDSRLGVVTRSSNLSWQGVPFSEMLSRRLGGIPVHVENISNAAALAEKVYGSGQGRHNLVYLNLSVGVGAGVIIDDKVYGGARGYAGEIGHMILIPDGGPICSCGRHGCFEAICGVRAVLEQIRASVPKEELSRRGLEGAIATINDVTKPQIAAIPQVRETLERVGYFVGVAVANLMNLFNPEIVILGGELAKTGDLFSDTVERVAKECALQEIGEAVQIVKSSMKEDPPLMGAYALALEKVFEMDDWERPSTTIAEMPGAM; encoded by the coding sequence ATGAGTAACAGCCGTGATCTAAAGGTGCTTAATCGACTTCTAGTGAGGGACATAATTCGAAAACATGGCCCCATCCCGAGATATGAGGTAGCAAGAAAGGCGGGGTTGACTCCACCCACAGTGACGGTTATTGTCAATGATTTACTTAAAGCTGGTGTTGTCGAAGAGGTCGGCCATGGTGAATCAAGCGGGGGGAGGCGCCCTGTACTTCTTGAGTTGAACCCCCGGGCTGCTTTTGTTTTTGCAGTAAGGATACAGCGCGGTGAGGCCATGACAGCTTTACTGGATCTAGCCGGGAACGTCTTGGGTAGGGAATGTCTTAACCTGGATACATCATTGCCAGATGACGTGATCGAAGAGGTTGGTTCGTCTTTTGATTCCCTTCTCAAGAATTCTGTGGTCAAGAAAAATATGGTCTTGTGGTGCGGGGTTGCGACTCCAGGACTCATTGATTCGCGCCTTGGTGTTGTCACGCGGTCATCAAATCTGAGCTGGCAAGGGGTGCCTTTCAGTGAGATGCTATCCAGGAGGCTTGGAGGCATTCCTGTACATGTGGAAAACATTTCAAATGCTGCGGCGCTGGCCGAAAAGGTCTATGGAAGCGGCCAGGGGCGCCACAACCTGGTATATTTGAACCTCTCCGTTGGTGTAGGCGCTGGTGTCATAATTGATGATAAAGTATATGGCGGCGCCCGCGGTTATGCCGGTGAAATAGGGCATATGATACTAATCCCGGATGGGGGACCTATCTGCTCGTGCGGGCGGCATGGATGTTTTGAGGCAATTTGCGGGGTCAGGGCAGTATTGGAACAGATAAGAGCGTCCGTCCCCAAGGAGGAACTTTCCCGCCGTGGCCTGGAAGGGGCAATCGCCACGATAAATGATGTGACAAAACCACAAATAGCTGCCATTCCCCAGGTCCGGGAGACTCTTGAGCGCGTTGGGTACTTCGTAGGGGTTGCTGTGGCAAATTTGATGAATCTCTTCAATCCAGAAATAGTGATACTAGGCGGTGAATTGGCCAAAACTGGCGACCTATTTTCAGATACAGTTGAGCGGGTAGCCAAGGAGTGTGCGCTGCAGGAAATAGGGGAGGCCGTGCAGATCGTGAAGTCAAGTATGAAAGAAGACCCTCCTTTGATGGGCGCCTACGCACTCGCCCTCGAAAAAGTGTTTGAGATGGATGATTGGGAACGGCCATCCACTACTATTGCCGAAATGCCTGGGGCTATGTAG
- a CDS encoding carbon-phosphorus lyase — MIDILFLGTAAAEGWPGVFCQCDYCSRARKFSGKDIRTRSSIMIGDKYKIDFPPDTYMHVLKYGLDLGQLEHLLITHSHSDHFYPADIGMRLAPFAHLKQDRQLHIYGDTYVREGLEKEEALDREGKVVFHLMESFVPVQIGEMRVVPLKANHFPRRNCFNYLLEAQDKTIFYGLDTGWFLDETWDVLSRTRLRLAILDCTLGPNSGFEYHMGIDAVIGTKEKLVEMGTANEDTIFVATHFSHNGGLTHSQLEEAFSGAGILVAYDGMQLSI, encoded by the coding sequence ATGATAGACATATTGTTTCTTGGGACTGCTGCCGCGGAAGGATGGCCCGGAGTATTTTGTCAATGCGATTATTGTTCCCGTGCGAGAAAATTTAGTGGAAAGGATATACGAACGAGAAGCTCCATAATGATCGGCGATAAATACAAGATAGACTTTCCTCCGGACACCTATATGCACGTGCTCAAGTATGGCCTTGATCTCGGACAGCTTGAGCATCTCCTGATCACTCATTCTCACAGCGATCATTTCTACCCTGCGGACATCGGAATGCGCCTTGCCCCATTTGCCCATCTTAAGCAGGACAGACAGCTTCATATCTATGGCGATACTTATGTGAGAGAAGGCCTGGAAAAGGAAGAAGCGCTCGACCGCGAAGGAAAAGTGGTCTTTCACTTGATGGAGTCATTTGTGCCAGTCCAGATTGGGGAGATGCGGGTGGTTCCCTTAAAGGCGAACCATTTCCCCCGTAGAAATTGTTTCAACTACCTTCTAGAAGCTCAAGATAAGACTATTTTTTATGGCCTAGATACGGGATGGTTCCTGGATGAGACCTGGGATGTGCTCTCAAGAACACGTCTTCGGCTTGCCATTCTTGATTGCACCCTGGGTCCCAATTCAGGCTTTGAATATCATATGGGAATCGATGCAGTAATAGGGACCAAAGAGAAGCTCGTTGAGATGGGGACTGCCAATGAGGACACGATATTTGTTGCCACTCATTTTTCTCACAACGGCGGCCTTACACATTCTCAGCTAGAGGAGGCTTTTTCTGGAGCCGGGATTCTAGTTGCTTACGATGGCATGCAACTATCCATATAA
- a CDS encoding ABC transporter substrate-binding protein, producing the protein MAPSQRVSFIAISCVIALIIGVTSLSFAASKVYQEAPMLTELVKQGKLPSVEKRLPDDPMVVTPVNEIGQYGGTWRRAALSPVDTMLHVRLGYEPLIRWDRDGKRLIPNVATSWDISDGGKTFTLHLRKGIKWSDGEPMTADDIAFWYEDVICNKELTPVYPDWLLVDGKPARFEKVDAYTIRFSFAKPHSMFLEYLASPDAGPSVFNYPKHYLKQFHPKYAQKAQLDAKVKSAKFDNWYQLFADRAQPFTNPELPSIRPWILKSNPTATRLIAERNPYYWKVDTKGNQLPYIDRIAWDVVQDVQMITMKAVSGEIDMQARNLSFSDYPLLMENRDKGGYEVYLWNAGQGASAIFPNQNFQGDQVIRGLIRNVKFRKALSMAINRDEVNELNYLGQATPAYTAFPYDSLQNDPGIRKLFEYNPKEANKLLDELGLNKRDKDGYRLRPDGKPLTLTIMTNLGYSIHADVMQAIQRYWSAVGIRTVLDTVSGALWWERIDANNYQFAGYTMEFGTDYYVPSYSLISLVPKQGRVYWAPLYGRWYITGGKEGEKPTGAVLQIIEDYRKLLVSASEKERDKLTEDIFRLWAENLYGIPVLGGYNMPVVVKKNFENVPRKGNLAYAYSSPGYLMPEQFFIKQK; encoded by the coding sequence ATGGCTCCTTCTCAAAGAGTATCATTCATCGCAATATCTTGTGTTATTGCTCTTATCATCGGCGTTACCTCTTTGTCCTTTGCAGCATCTAAAGTTTACCAGGAGGCTCCTATGCTTACGGAGTTAGTGAAGCAAGGGAAGCTTCCCAGCGTAGAGAAAAGGTTGCCGGATGATCCGATGGTGGTTACCCCTGTCAATGAAATCGGTCAGTATGGTGGAACATGGCGTAGAGCTGCCCTCAGCCCTGTAGATACCATGCTCCATGTCCGCCTTGGATATGAGCCCTTGATAAGGTGGGACAGAGATGGCAAGAGACTGATCCCCAATGTGGCCACATCATGGGATATATCGGATGGTGGGAAGACATTCACCCTTCACCTTAGGAAGGGCATCAAATGGTCAGATGGAGAACCTATGACTGCGGATGATATTGCTTTCTGGTATGAAGATGTGATTTGTAATAAGGAACTGACTCCCGTCTATCCAGACTGGCTGTTGGTAGACGGCAAACCTGCGAGATTTGAGAAGGTCGATGCTTACACTATTCGGTTCAGTTTTGCAAAGCCTCATTCCATGTTTCTGGAATATCTTGCTAGTCCAGATGCAGGACCGTCGGTGTTCAATTATCCTAAGCATTACCTGAAACAGTTCCATCCTAAATACGCCCAGAAGGCTCAGCTTGACGCGAAAGTTAAATCAGCCAAATTTGATAATTGGTACCAGCTATTCGCCGACAGGGCGCAGCCTTTCACCAATCCCGAACTGCCGAGCATAAGGCCCTGGATTCTGAAATCTAATCCCACAGCTACCAGGTTGATAGCAGAAAGAAACCCCTATTACTGGAAGGTGGACACCAAAGGCAATCAGCTGCCTTATATAGACCGGATTGCATGGGATGTGGTTCAGGATGTCCAGATGATCACCATGAAGGCCGTGTCCGGCGAAATCGACATGCAGGCAAGGAACCTGTCTTTCTCCGATTACCCGCTTCTCATGGAGAACAGAGATAAGGGCGGATATGAGGTGTACCTCTGGAATGCGGGGCAGGGTGCCAGCGCCATATTCCCGAATCAGAATTTCCAGGGCGATCAGGTGATACGCGGTCTCATAAGGAACGTCAAATTCAGAAAGGCGCTTTCCATGGCCATCAACAGGGATGAGGTCAACGAACTAAATTACCTTGGCCAGGCCACCCCAGCTTATACTGCGTTCCCATATGATTCTCTTCAGAATGATCCTGGGATACGTAAGCTCTTTGAGTATAACCCCAAGGAGGCAAATAAGCTGCTTGACGAGCTTGGTCTCAATAAACGAGACAAAGATGGATACAGGCTGCGTCCTGATGGCAAACCCCTTACACTGACCATCATGACCAACCTGGGCTATTCTATCCACGCTGATGTCATGCAGGCGATCCAAAGATACTGGAGTGCAGTTGGGATCAGGACAGTCCTGGATACCGTATCAGGAGCGCTCTGGTGGGAACGAATCGATGCGAATAACTACCAGTTCGCAGGATATACCATGGAATTCGGGACAGATTATTATGTTCCTAGCTACTCGCTGATAAGCCTTGTTCCGAAGCAAGGTCGCGTGTACTGGGCTCCTCTTTATGGTCGCTGGTATATAACCGGAGGCAAAGAAGGTGAGAAGCCAACAGGCGCTGTGTTGCAGATAATAGAGGATTACCGCAAGCTTCTGGTAAGCGCGAGTGAAAAGGAGCGGGATAAGCTGACTGAAGATATATTCAGGCTATGGGCTGAAAACCTGTATGGGATACCTGTGCTCGGCGGTTACAACATGCCTGTGGTGGTCAAGAAGAATTTCGAGAATGTGCCGCGCAAAGGCAACCTGGCTTACGCGTATTCCAGCCCTGGTTATCTTATGCCGGAGCAATTCTTTATCAAACAAAAGTAG